The DNA window CAGTTCCTGCTAACATTGCCGAACGCATCCGGATCGCGGGGATCTCCGGGCGCAATAGAAGCATCATTCGCATCGAGGAGCTCCGGTCACAACTCATCATGGACAATCCACTCGGACCAAAGACGGCACAGCTCGTGCATTTTGCACAACTCCTGGCCATTGGCGAGGAGAAGGAAGCGGAACTCCATGCGGATGCTGCCCGTAAAGCTGGCGCCTCTTTAGAGGAGCTCGTAGGTGTAGTAGAACTCGCTCTAATTACGGCCGGCATGCCCGCATATAGCAGAGGAGTCGCCATCCTGGGGCGAGTCTTCCCAGAGAATCAAACCTGATATGGAGGATGCACTCTCGGGTGATCTCGGTTTCCGACTCTCGCGGCTCGTACGTAGACTACGAACGGACTGGGGAGGAGGTCTGCTGGCGCTTGATCTAAACCAACCACAAGCGGCGATCTTGCGAGCGTTACAAGGCCGTAGCGGCCTCGGCCTACGAGAACTGAGTCGGCTTATCGGAACAGACCCGTCAAACCTCCGACGAGAGATTGACCGCCTCACCAAGCGTGGAATGCTCCTAGTGGTGCCCGCCGAACGCTCAGGACTAAAAGCGACTCTTGCTCTAACCAAACTTGGTGAGCAACAAACCTTGGAGGTGCTCAAACTCAGGAACGATATGATGGCACAGACCTTCGACCGATTGAGCGACAGCGATCGTGAAGCCCTCACGGCCCTGGTCACAACTCTCGAGACTATCGTAGGTATCCCGGATGAAGCTTCACCATAACGGGATAGCAAGCCCCGTCTGCAAGAGCGGAGGGATGTCACTGCGAAGCCTTCCGCTCATGTCAAAGGCGATTAGTGTTCTACTGATGCCTCCGACCATCAGCGGTGATGCAGAATCGAATAGATACGGTCAAATAATTGAACGGTAGTGGACACCAGCACAGCGAACACACCCACCGACCCTTGCAATGAAGTCGTCACCACGGCTAGCTATCACGCCTGTAGAGTTAAGGCAACACACGTTAGACATTGCTCAATGATCTTGAACATGGCTCCCGCCACCTATGGTTTCGCGGCTCCATCCAGATGTATGGTCGCCGAGCTAAGGCGGTCAAGGTCGGAGAAGAAAGCCGGATAGCTGGTTGCAACCGTCTCGACACCATCGATCTCGGTGACGCCACCTGCCAACAACCCCAACACCGCCGCAGACATAGCGATCCTATGATCGAGATTTGCCATCACTCGTCGACGATTCCCACGCAAGGATCCTGGGCGGAGGCCACCGTGGATCACCAAGCCATCCGGCAGCGTCATCACCTCAACGCCAAACGCACGTAAAAAGCCTGCCGTGGTCTCAATACGATTCGTCTCCTTGACTCGGAGTTCAGAGGCGTCCCTAATAGTGGTTACACCATCGGCCATGGCGGCAGCGACGCTCAAAATAGGGATCTCATCGATCAAACTCGGAATGATTCGACCACCAATCTCGGAGCCCTCCAGTGAACCTCCCTGCACCGTGACCTGTCCATCACCTAGAACGAGATCGGCTCCCATCTGGGCTAGAATCTCTAGAAAACCAGCTCGGGTAGGGCCAAGATAGAGATCTTCTACCGTCAAGACCGCACCCGGAACACAGCTAGCGGCTACCACGAAAAAAGCAGCCGCCGATGGATCACCTGGAATCCGGAAGCTAAATGGCGACGGCCGTGTAGGACCGGAAACGGTGACCCGATGAGAACCATCCTGCTCCTCGACGTCCTCATCGAACCCCACTTCAGTGAGCGCAAATAGCTCCTCAGTATGCGGCCGGCTCAGCGTGGGCTCGACAATACTAACTGGTCCGTCTACCCCCAAAGCCGCAAAGAGGAGGGCTGATTTCAGCTGCGCTGAGGCTACTCGCAGGTGAACAACGCCCGACCTTAGCCCGCCACCTCGAACAGCTACCGGGAGCATTCCGTCACCGCCGCGGCCCCATATCGAGGCTCCGAGCTCTTGGAGCGGCGATATAACGCGCCCCATCGGCCGTCGTCGCAGGGAATCGTCTCCTGTAAAGACCGACACTCCATGAACGAGGGTTGCAACTCCAATGCCCAAACGTACCCCGGTACCCGAATTTCCAAGGTCAAGGACACCATCTGGCTCGCGTAAGCCGGCAATGCCGGGGCTCTCGACTAGCGTGACCGACCCCTCGGTCTCGAGTGATGCCCCAAACAGCTCAACCATCGATCCGGTAGCTGCGACATCGAGCGCCGAGCTGAGGTTGTCAAGGCGTGAAGTCCCCTCAGCAAGTAGCGCCAGCAACAGTCCACGGTGACTTATAGACTTATCGGGAGGAGGCTGAAGATCCCCAGACAGGAATGGTTCCGTCGAGGTGATCTGTGCGCGCACCGCTGCTTAGTCCGGAAGATCGTCGCGGAGACCAACCGCTCCGCGAAGGTACACATGGTGGAACTCGCCTCGGGCCCGGTCATCTTCGATATGCATCATTACACGCACGCAGAGTGCGACTGCCCCATCAATGCTGAGCTCCTGCGCACACATCAACGGAACATCGCCAAGTCCAAGGGCTCTTGCCGCCGCTGCAGGAAACATCGCATGCAGATCCGGAGTCGCCGTGAACAAGATACTGATCAGCTGGTCCTTGTGGATCGAATTACGCTCGAGCATCGCACTAACGAGCTCCTGAACATTCTTATCTATAGCCTCGACGGTATCAGCCTCTACCGTCGTCGCTCCTCGCACTGCTCGTACACCCATGGGTGACAGGTTAGCGGATCGACCGTCCTCCGCTACGCAATGCGATCAACTCAGCGGTGCTGATGTCTCTCGACTGCCCTGGTGCCAGCGACGGATCAGCAAGTGAACCGATTCGCGTACGAACCAGTCGGGTCACTTCAAACCCACAGGCTGCCACCATCCGACGAATCTGACGATTCTTGCCTTGTTTGAGCACGATACGTAGTGTCTGACTCGAGAGCTGACCTACACGTTTAGCAACCAGTAGATCGCCGTCGACCTCGATACCGCGGCGCATGGCTCCAAGAAGCTGTGGAGTAACTCTCCGGTCGATTGCAACCAGGTACTCTTTCTCCACGCCACCGCGCGGATGCATCAGGTAATCGGCAAAGGGACCATCATTGGTTAGGATCAACAGGCCCTCGCTCTCAGCATCGAGGCGTCCAACTGGGTAGATGCGGCTGACGCTTGGCACCAGATCCACCACCGTTTTGCGACCGTGAGGATCGTTCGCGGTTGACACTACGCCAGCGGGCTTGTTGAGTAGTTTGTACTCTAGAGACTCAGCGATCCCCACCGGGGCTCCATCCACACAGACCGAATCTGCGTCGATGACTCGGCAGCCAAGCCGTGCTACCTCTCCATTGACGGTTACACGACCCGCCTCAATCAAGCCCTCTGCCGTTCGCCTTGACCCATATCCGCGTACGGCAAGCACCTTCTGAAGTCGTTCGCCTACCGGTTCCGTCGTGACTCCTCGAGCACCTCAACCAGTTCACCAGAGGGGACAAAGTCTGCGAGTGCAGGCAAGTTAGTGAGATCATCGAGTCCAAAGCGCTCCAAGAACAGCTGAGTAGTTCGGAAGAGGATAGGCTCGCCGATGCGTCCGCGTCGCCGATCGCCCTCGATCAGACCACGGTCGACCAAAAGACGGATCACTCCGTCCGAGCTAACGCCGCGAATCTCAGAGACCTGTGCCCTAGAGACCGGCTGCAGGTAAGCCACCACCGCCAGTGCCTCCATCGCCGCCGCTGACAGAGTTGGACTTTGGTCCTCGGAGAGAAAGCGACCTAACACGCCAGCAAGATCGGGTGCCGTCTTGAGTGCATATCCGTTGGCCACTTTGACCACCCTGGTGGCTCGATCATGCTCAACGAGATCGGTAGCAAGGGAGTCGATCGCCTCCTCGACATAGCTCACCTCCAACTCGAGGAACTCAGCCAATTCGGTTAGTCCAATGGGTCCTATGCCAAGAGACAGCAGGCCCTCGATTGTTCTTGCCACCGTCGCAAGTGCGACCACCTCACCGGAATCCCCAGCAAGCAAGCCATCAGCCAAGGGTACGCACCATCTCAGCTACAAGACCAAGTCGCTCGCCATCGATAACCCCCACCTCGATATCGTCACCGACTTGACGTAACCCGATAGCTCCAAACGCATGGGCTTCAAGCAAAATCACGAAGCTCACTATAACTTCTACCCCCGTTCCTCCTGCAATCATTGCAGAAAACGACGTCATCCGCTCGAGCCGATCCAAGAAACTCAAACCGATCCCGATGACGTCCACCGATGATCGATCGAGTGGTGTGGGATCCGCCTCAGTGTTCATGCTCGCCCGAGCCAGAGCTCTGGCGATTGCCTCACCGAGTCCAGATGATGGTAGAACAACGTTCTCGACGTGATCGATTAGGTCAGAGGCCTCGAGCGAGACCGGGAGCGATGCTGCGGTCGTCTCTAATCGAGTCCGCATCGCCTTGGAGGCGGAAGCGTAGATCGTCTTTTCAACGAGTCCCAACAAGATGCCCTCAAGAGCGCGATCCAACTCCTCATCTTCGATGACCTCATCGTCATCTCTATCAAGCAGCCAGTGCATCTTCATCCTCATGAGCCAGGTCCCGGCCACGACTTCGAGGCTCACCTCATCGATATCGTCGATGACAAAGAGTTGAGAAAAGAGAGAACCAAGACGTAGATCCGCCAAGTCAAGCATCTGATTACGCACAAGTTCGAGACTCTCCGTCAATCGGTTCATAGCGAGCTCCGTAACATCTGCACGTGCGCTCCAATTCCTTCGATCACAAACTCAGCTCCAAGGGCGACAAAACCATGGCGCTCATACAGGCTACGCGCCCCGACACGCGCAAGACACCAGATCAGTTGACACTCCCCCGCTCCGGACCCCGTAGACGAGATCTCATCGGTCCAAGCATGTGAAACCTCTAGCAGCCGCTCCAAGATCGCAGCCCCAATCCCTTGTCCTCTGAAATCGGCCTCAACCGCCATGCCACGAAGTCGTAGCGCAGGGCGATCCCCGATCGCCTCCGGTATGAGGCTACCAACACCAACCACCTGGCCACTGAGTCTTGCAACAGCATGCACTGATTTGCTATTCTCATCTCCTGGGAAGTGTGCCGTTGCCGGATCCATACCCGCCCGGAGGATGCGGGCACGCACGTCAAGCACCTCGGCAGTGATCTCACCGACTTCGATCGAAAGCTCGTCATCTCTTTTCATGGCCTGGATTCATGATCTAACCTCATTGCCGAAGTGCTCTTGCAAGCAGCACGATCGGGTGAACCACCTCGACTCGATCACCAAGGAGCGTCTGTAGCTGTATGGCACATCCAGGGTTCCCAGATAGGAGTAGATCAGCACCAGCATCAAGAATTGCATCCCGCTTTGCCTCTCCCACCTGACGCGCTAGTTCAGGTTGTGCCAATGAGTAGAGGCCACCCGCACCACAGCAATTAGGGCCTCCAACACTGCGTAGATCGATATCTGGAATCCGACGAATCACGGACGATGGTGCTGAACCAACGGCTTGTGCAAATTTCAAGTGGCATGGGTCGTGATAGAGGACTTGACGTGGCATCGACTTATAATCGGCGATGCTCTCCATTCGATCAAGATACTCCAAGACATCGGCAACTCGAGAGGAGAATCTCTCCACCTCTTGCTCGTGCCCGAGGAGCTCCGGATAGTCCTTCATCATCGCGCCACAGCCGGCTGAGTTGGTTATGACCGCATCGACGCCGGTCACGTCGAGGGCCTCGATCACGGCACGAGCCGAGCGCTGCGCGCCAGCTCGTTGACCAGCGTGAGAGGCTAGAGCGCCGCAGCAACCCTGATCCTTGGGAACGATAACCGAGATACCCTCGGCGTTCAAGACCTCGACAGTCGCATCATTGACATCCTTGAAGAGCACTGACGCGATGCACCCGGTGAGCAAGACCACCCGAGCTCGCTCGTTGGGTACCAACGACGTAAAGACCTGCGGTGACGCTTGCGGAGCAATCACCGTAGCTTGTCGTACGAGTGCCCGAGACCTTGGTAGACGAGAGGGCAAGCGAGATAGTAGCGAAGAGCGGTCTAGCACACGAGCTACCCCCTGGGCAGGTGCAACGAGTCGGGCCAACCGATGTGCGCGTGCAAAGCCAGTCGTCATCACCGATCTAGCAAGAAGTTCTCGCTTTGGGCGACGGACATTTACGACACGACGAGCTATATCGATCAGCTCATCGTAGCGCACCCCGGATGGGCAGGCCGGAACACAGGCTTCACACCCGATACATCTATCAATATGGACACGCAGAACGTCTGATACACTCCCAGAACGCGCCGCCTCGGCAAGTAGCCATATTCGTCCCCGCGGCGAATCGTTCTCCATCCCGGTAACGGCGTAGGTAGGGCATGCAGCCAAACAAAACCCACAGTGCACACAGGCAGAGCTGAGCTGGGTGATGGCTGCAAAATCGCTGGCTTGATCGTTGCTAACCGTCTTCAATACGAGAACCTCCCGGTTGGGTCGAGCGCCACAGAAATTCGATCCACCAACCCAGATCTAGGCGTCGCCACCATTGAAAGATGACTACCGTGTCCGACCTGCCCCAACGGACCGGTTGTACTATCCAGATGCGGGTCGACATCTTTCGGAAACGTATATAAACAGCGATCGTGCCTAGCGCGTAGCTCGACTCGGATATCCATATCGCTACCATCGGCTGCATCGAAGATGTTCGCTAGCTCACGAAGATGTTTCTCTGCGTCCGCGCCATCCACCGACACGTCCACCACCCCGGCCCCGACGTAGGCGACATACGCAACTAGCGACGACGCAAGCGAAGTGACGACCCTGGGTAACAGCTTCAACATCCGAGCACTACGGGTGGAGAACGCGAATACGAGGCCACCGTCGACCGGGAGCTGAAGGTCGGATAGGTGGTGCCAGCGCTCCTGCGATCCACGATCGTCGAGAATCTCGATACCGGAGATCGCCACGGCCGCTCTCAATCGCTCCACTCTTCGGTCGATCGCCGCCTCTCCCCCTTCGATTAGGCAGGACAAAAAACCCTCCGCAAAACTGAGCGCACTTACCTCGACCTTGGCCCGGGTGAGTACGGTGGCCACCTCTCGAATCTCGGCAACATCGATCGGAATCAGAAGCGTTCGCTGGCTCTCCGGTAGTGGGCGAGTCCGAAAAATCACCTCAGCTATGACACCAAAGCGTCCACGAGCACCAGTTAACAACTTTGCCAAGTCGTATCCGGCCACGTTCTTGATTACAGTGCCGCCACTGTGTGCAACTGTGCCATCGGCCAGCACCACCGTCATCCCAATGATCTGATCACGAACGCCCCCATAACGATGAAGAAGTCCTCCTCGTGCACCCGTAGCGACCACGCCACCCACCGTACCTGAACCAGGTGGATCCACCGCCACCCTTTGACCCGCCCGAGCCAGCTGATCCTGGAGCTGCCTCCAGGAGATGCCCGAACCGACCGAGACCGAGAAGTCGTCTACCCGATGCTCGATATCGACCAGACCGAGGGTACTCACCACGGCATGGTCCTCGCCTGCTACCAAGCTGTTAGTAGACATGCCACGAACTAGCACGTGGCGATCTCGATCGAGTTGGCTAAGCCACTCAGCAAGCTCCTCAACCGTAGCTGGTGTCACCACATCGGTTACCATCTCTCACCCAACCCAGCCTGCTCTAGTGGATGTGGTTGGTAACGTCCAGGACGCTCACCACAGAGTCTTGGGGTCGGCAACAACTTGCCCCTGTTGCACAATCCCTTCGGATCAAACGCACTTCGCAGCCGTGAAAAGGTGTCTAAATCACTATCTGAGAACATATCCGGCATGTGACAGACCTTGTCGACGCCTATGCCATGTTCGCCAGTCAACGATCCGCCCTCATCAAGGCAGAGGGTCAAGATTTTCGCAGCGACCTCCTCAGCCATCTCCTCCTGCCCCTCAATCGCCGGATCATAGGTCACGAGTGGGTGCAGATTACCGTCGCCAGCATGAAACACGTTGAGGATCGCGAGGCCTGACTCCTTGCTCAGTCTGCCGATCCGTTCGAGTACGCGCGGTAACGCGGAGCGCGGCACAACACCATCTTGGACGATGTAGGCCGGCGCAACCCTGCCAGCAGCGGCAAAAGCAGCCTTTCTGGCTAGCCACATCAGGGCACGTTCATCCTCGTTCATCGCCTCCCAGACGTGCAACGAGCCGTGCAAACTCATCACCTTGCGCACCGCTTGAAACTCATCGGCAACCTCGTCGGACTCACCATCTAGCTCTAGCAGTAGGCAGCTCTCGGCTGAGGTGTCGAGACCAGCCCCAGTCGCAAGCTCACATGCGACTATTGCGAGGTGATCCATCATCTCGATAGCAGCAGGGGTGATACCACGAGCGACGACATCACTCACGGCGCGAGCAGCGGCGTCGACCGAATCAAAGTAGGCCACCAGCGTACGACGGATCTCGGGCAGCGGCATCAGCCGACAGACGACTCTAGTCACGATCCCGAGTGTCCCCTCAGAGCCGATCACCACTCCCCGAAGGTCGGGTCCGGGTCCATCCATACCTTCACTACCCAGCCATACAAGCTCCCCAGTCGGCAACAAAACCTCCACTGCCAGCACGTGATTAGTGGTAAAACCATACTTGAAGCAGTGTGCACCCCCGGAGTTCTCAGCTACGTTACCACCGATGCTACAAGCGATCTGAGAGGATGGATCAGGAGCAAAATAGAGACCATAGCCCAAGACGGCCTTGGAGAGGTCGAGGTTTACCACTCCTGGCTCGACGACAGCAATCTGTGAAAACGGATCCACCTCGAGAATGTTGTTGAGCCTGGTCGTCACCACCAGCACCCCCTCCTCGTCAGGAAGGGCTCCACCGGAAAGGCCAGTACCTGACCCTCTGGCTACCCAGGGAAGATTGGAATCTATCACGGCGCGCACCGCCGCCACCAGCTCTTCGCGATCCGCCGGTACCACCACTATCTGAGGTACGGCACGATGGCTGGTGAGCCCATCACAGCTATAGGCTCCACGCTCAACGTCATCTAAGATGAGTGACGTCGGGCCGACAACGGTGCGGAGCCTTTCGACGAGGATGTCGATCTGCGAAATCGTCACGTTACATCACCCCTCTCTCCAGGCCCTCGCCTGTTGAGACGGCCCTAACAGCAAGTATAGAACGGAAGGAATTCTCAATGAAGGCCATGATCACAGGTGCCAGCTCCGGAATCGGCGAGGCGATCGCCGTCACACTCCACAAACTGGGATACGAACTTCTTATAACCGGTCGCCGCGAGCAACGCCTAAACGACCTCGCGCATCGCCTCGGCGACGAACGTATTACGGTCCAAGTCCTCGACATCACAGATTCGCAGGCGATAAAGGAGGTCGCCGACGAGGCTGGTGTAGTTGATGTCCTGATCAACAACGCGGGTGGAGCCCTCGGGTTAGCGAGTGCCCAGGAGTCGGAGCTCTCCGACTGGCTCACCATGATCGCAACCAACGTGACCGGACTAACGGTGCTTACCCATGCGATCCTGCCACAGATGGTCGA is part of the Ferrimicrobium acidiphilum DSM 19497 genome and encodes:
- a CDS encoding carboxymuconolactone decarboxylase family protein; this translates as MADHESIDNATIANSYRELTGTVPANIAERIRIAGISGRNRSIIRIEELRSQLIMDNPLGPKTAQLVHFAQLLAIGEEKEAELHADAARKAGASLEELVGVVELALITAGMPAYSRGVAILGRVFPENQT
- a CDS encoding MarR family winged helix-turn-helix transcriptional regulator, with the translated sequence MEDALSGDLGFRLSRLVRRLRTDWGGGLLALDLNQPQAAILRALQGRSGLGLRELSRLIGTDPSNLRREIDRLTKRGMLLVVPAERSGLKATLALTKLGEQQTLEVLKLRNDMMAQTFDRLSDSDREALTALVTTLETIVGIPDEASP
- the aroA gene encoding 3-phosphoshikimate 1-carboxyvinyltransferase; protein product: MRAQITSTEPFLSGDLQPPPDKSISHRGLLLALLAEGTSRLDNLSSALDVAATGSMVELFGASLETEGSVTLVESPGIAGLREPDGVLDLGNSGTGVRLGIGVATLVHGVSVFTGDDSLRRRPMGRVISPLQELGASIWGRGGDGMLPVAVRGGGLRSGVVHLRVASAQLKSALLFAALGVDGPVSIVEPTLSRPHTEELFALTEVGFDEDVEEQDGSHRVTVSGPTRPSPFSFRIPGDPSAAAFFVVAASCVPGAVLTVEDLYLGPTRAGFLEILAQMGADLVLGDGQVTVQGGSLEGSEIGGRIIPSLIDEIPILSVAAAMADGVTTIRDASELRVKETNRIETTAGFLRAFGVEVMTLPDGLVIHGGLRPGSLRGNRRRVMANLDHRIAMSAAVLGLLAGGVTEIDGVETVATSYPAFFSDLDRLSSATIHLDGAAKP
- the aroH gene encoding chorismate mutase yields the protein MGVRAVRGATTVEADTVEAIDKNVQELVSAMLERNSIHKDQLISILFTATPDLHAMFPAAAARALGLGDVPLMCAQELSIDGAVALCVRVMMHIEDDRARGEFHHVYLRGAVGLRDDLPD
- a CDS encoding pseudouridine synthase; the encoded protein is MLAVRGYGSRRTAEGLIEAGRVTVNGEVARLGCRVIDADSVCVDGAPVGIAESLEYKLLNKPAGVVSTANDPHGRKTVVDLVPSVSRIYPVGRLDAESEGLLILTNDGPFADYLMHPRGGVEKEYLVAIDRRVTPQLLGAMRRGIEVDGDLLVAKRVGQLSSQTLRIVLKQGKNRQIRRMVAACGFEVTRLVRTRIGSLADPSLAPGQSRDISTAELIALRSGGRSIR
- the scpB gene encoding SMC-Scp complex subunit ScpB; its protein translation is MADGLLAGDSGEVVALATVARTIEGLLSLGIGPIGLTELAEFLELEVSYVEEAIDSLATDLVEHDRATRVVKVANGYALKTAPDLAGVLGRFLSEDQSPTLSAAAMEALAVVAYLQPVSRAQVSEIRGVSSDGVIRLLVDRGLIEGDRRRGRIGEPILFRTTQLFLERFGLDDLTNLPALADFVPSGELVEVLEESRRNR
- a CDS encoding GNAT family N-acetyltransferase — its product is MKRDDELSIEVGEITAEVLDVRARILRAGMDPATAHFPGDENSKSVHAVARLSGQVVGVGSLIPEAIGDRPALRLRGMAVEADFRGQGIGAAILERLLEVSHAWTDEISSTGSGAGECQLIWCLARVGARSLYERHGFVALGAEFVIEGIGAHVQMLRSSL
- a CDS encoding (Fe-S)-binding protein; its protein translation is MKTVSNDQASDFAAITQLSSACVHCGFCLAACPTYAVTGMENDSPRGRIWLLAEAARSGSVSDVLRVHIDRCIGCEACVPACPSGVRYDELIDIARRVVNVRRPKRELLARSVMTTGFARAHRLARLVAPAQGVARVLDRSSLLSRLPSRLPRSRALVRQATVIAPQASPQVFTSLVPNERARVVLLTGCIASVLFKDVNDATVEVLNAEGISVIVPKDQGCCGALASHAGQRAGAQRSARAVIEALDVTGVDAVITNSAGCGAMMKDYPELLGHEQEVERFSSRVADVLEYLDRMESIADYKSMPRQVLYHDPCHLKFAQAVGSAPSSVIRRIPDIDLRSVGGPNCCGAGGLYSLAQPELARQVGEAKRDAILDAGADLLLSGNPGCAIQLQTLLGDRVEVVHPIVLLARALRQ
- a CDS encoding FAD-binding oxidoreductase, which translates into the protein MVTDVVTPATVEELAEWLSQLDRDRHVLVRGMSTNSLVAGEDHAVVSTLGLVDIEHRVDDFSVSVGSGISWRQLQDQLARAGQRVAVDPPGSGTVGGVVATGARGGLLHRYGGVRDQIIGMTVVLADGTVAHSGGTVIKNVAGYDLAKLLTGARGRFGVIAEVIFRTRPLPESQRTLLIPIDVAEIREVATVLTRAKVEVSALSFAEGFLSCLIEGGEAAIDRRVERLRAAVAISGIEILDDRGSQERWHHLSDLQLPVDGGLVFAFSTRSARMLKLLPRVVTSLASSLVAYVAYVGAGVVDVSVDGADAEKHLRELANIFDAADGSDMDIRVELRARHDRCLYTFPKDVDPHLDSTTGPLGQVGHGSHLSMVATPRSGLVDRISVALDPTGRFSY
- a CDS encoding FAD-linked oxidase C-terminal domain-containing protein; translated protein: MTISQIDILVERLRTVVGPTSLILDDVERGAYSCDGLTSHRAVPQIVVVPADREELVAAVRAVIDSNLPWVARGSGTGLSGGALPDEEGVLVVTTRLNNILEVDPFSQIAVVEPGVVNLDLSKAVLGYGLYFAPDPSSQIACSIGGNVAENSGGAHCFKYGFTTNHVLAVEVLLPTGELVWLGSEGMDGPGPDLRGVVIGSEGTLGIVTRVVCRLMPLPEIRRTLVAYFDSVDAAARAVSDVVARGITPAAIEMMDHLAIVACELATGAGLDTSAESCLLLELDGESDEVADEFQAVRKVMSLHGSLHVWEAMNEDERALMWLARKAAFAAAGRVAPAYIVQDGVVPRSALPRVLERIGRLSKESGLAILNVFHAGDGNLHPLVTYDPAIEGQEEMAEEVAAKILTLCLDEGGSLTGEHGIGVDKVCHMPDMFSDSDLDTFSRLRSAFDPKGLCNRGKLLPTPRLCGERPGRYQPHPLEQAGLGERW